A region from the Buteo buteo chromosome 19, bButBut1.hap1.1, whole genome shotgun sequence genome encodes:
- the AMN1 gene encoding protein AMN1 homolog isoform X2 produces the protein MSSLSGGWDRAGEEVRLLLDLCLQCLTKNLSRYAADIKSLPPNIKDKLITLMSRQGQITDSNISEVLHPAVESLDLRDCDISDNALLQLYNCKQLKKINLNSCKENRLGITSEGVIALALSCPYLCEASFKRCCDITDSGVLALALNCQFLQIVNLGSCSGIMDASLQALGENCKFLHSVDFSSTRVTDDGVVALVSGTCSKNLKEIHMERCVNLTDVAVEAVLTCCPKIHIFLFHGCPLVTDRSRDVLEQLVISNKIKQVTWTVY, from the exons aTGCCTTCAGTGTTTGACAAAGAACCTTTCCAGATATGCTGCGGATATTAAGTCATTGCCGCCCAACATAAAGGATAAACTGATTACATTAATGAGTAGGCAAGGGCAAATAACTGATTCAAATATCAGTGAG GTATTGCACCCTGCTGTAGAGTCTCTAGACCTTCGAGACTGTGATATTTCAGATAATGCATTATTGCAGCTTTATAACTgcaagcaactgaaaaaaatcaacttaaattcttgcaaagaaaacagattggGAATCACTTCAGAAG GTGTCATAGCACTGGCCTTGTCCTGTCCTTACTTGTGTGAAGCGTCTTTTAAAAGGTGCTGCGATATAACTGACAGTGGAGTTCTGGCTCTTGCGCTCAACTGCCAGTTCCTACAAATAGTGAACTTGGGCAGCTGTTCAGGCATCATGGATGCATCTCTGCAGGCACTAGGAGAAAACTGCAAATTTCTTCACAGTGTGGACTTTTCATCTACTCGG gtAACAGATGATGGCGTTGTAGCACTAGTGAGTGGAACATGTTCAAAGAATTTAAAG GAGATCCACATGGAACGCTGTGTGAATCTGACTGATGTTGCTGTGGAAGCAGTCCTTACTTGTTGTCCAAAgatacacatttttctgttccatGGATGCCCATTGGTAACAG ATCGTTCCCGAGATGTTTTAGAGCAGCTAGTCATATCAAACAAAATCAAGCAAGTAACATGGACTGTTTACTGA
- the AMN1 gene encoding protein AMN1 homolog isoform X1 produces MRNDKLTLALLADAVFKASILRCLQCLTKNLSRYAADIKSLPPNIKDKLITLMSRQGQITDSNISEVLHPAVESLDLRDCDISDNALLQLYNCKQLKKINLNSCKENRLGITSEGVIALALSCPYLCEASFKRCCDITDSGVLALALNCQFLQIVNLGSCSGIMDASLQALGENCKFLHSVDFSSTRVTDDGVVALVSGTCSKNLKEIHMERCVNLTDVAVEAVLTCCPKIHIFLFHGCPLVTDRSRDVLEQLVISNKIKQVTWTVY; encoded by the exons aTGCCTTCAGTGTTTGACAAAGAACCTTTCCAGATATGCTGCGGATATTAAGTCATTGCCGCCCAACATAAAGGATAAACTGATTACATTAATGAGTAGGCAAGGGCAAATAACTGATTCAAATATCAGTGAG GTATTGCACCCTGCTGTAGAGTCTCTAGACCTTCGAGACTGTGATATTTCAGATAATGCATTATTGCAGCTTTATAACTgcaagcaactgaaaaaaatcaacttaaattcttgcaaagaaaacagattggGAATCACTTCAGAAG GTGTCATAGCACTGGCCTTGTCCTGTCCTTACTTGTGTGAAGCGTCTTTTAAAAGGTGCTGCGATATAACTGACAGTGGAGTTCTGGCTCTTGCGCTCAACTGCCAGTTCCTACAAATAGTGAACTTGGGCAGCTGTTCAGGCATCATGGATGCATCTCTGCAGGCACTAGGAGAAAACTGCAAATTTCTTCACAGTGTGGACTTTTCATCTACTCGG gtAACAGATGATGGCGTTGTAGCACTAGTGAGTGGAACATGTTCAAAGAATTTAAAG GAGATCCACATGGAACGCTGTGTGAATCTGACTGATGTTGCTGTGGAAGCAGTCCTTACTTGTTGTCCAAAgatacacatttttctgttccatGGATGCCCATTGGTAACAG ATCGTTCCCGAGATGTTTTAGAGCAGCTAGTCATATCAAACAAAATCAAGCAAGTAACATGGACTGTTTACTGA
- the AMN1 gene encoding protein AMN1 homolog isoform X3: protein MSRQGQITDSNISEVLHPAVESLDLRDCDISDNALLQLYNCKQLKKINLNSCKENRLGITSEGVIALALSCPYLCEASFKRCCDITDSGVLALALNCQFLQIVNLGSCSGIMDASLQALGENCKFLHSVDFSSTRVTDDGVVALVSGTCSKNLKEIHMERCVNLTDVAVEAVLTCCPKIHIFLFHGCPLVTDRSRDVLEQLVISNKIKQVTWTVY from the exons ATGAGTAGGCAAGGGCAAATAACTGATTCAAATATCAGTGAG GTATTGCACCCTGCTGTAGAGTCTCTAGACCTTCGAGACTGTGATATTTCAGATAATGCATTATTGCAGCTTTATAACTgcaagcaactgaaaaaaatcaacttaaattcttgcaaagaaaacagattggGAATCACTTCAGAAG GTGTCATAGCACTGGCCTTGTCCTGTCCTTACTTGTGTGAAGCGTCTTTTAAAAGGTGCTGCGATATAACTGACAGTGGAGTTCTGGCTCTTGCGCTCAACTGCCAGTTCCTACAAATAGTGAACTTGGGCAGCTGTTCAGGCATCATGGATGCATCTCTGCAGGCACTAGGAGAAAACTGCAAATTTCTTCACAGTGTGGACTTTTCATCTACTCGG gtAACAGATGATGGCGTTGTAGCACTAGTGAGTGGAACATGTTCAAAGAATTTAAAG GAGATCCACATGGAACGCTGTGTGAATCTGACTGATGTTGCTGTGGAAGCAGTCCTTACTTGTTGTCCAAAgatacacatttttctgttccatGGATGCCCATTGGTAACAG ATCGTTCCCGAGATGTTTTAGAGCAGCTAGTCATATCAAACAAAATCAAGCAAGTAACATGGACTGTTTACTGA